In the genome of Phragmites australis chromosome 9, lpPhrAust1.1, whole genome shotgun sequence, the window ACGGTAGAATGAATTGGTTGCACGCCGTAACTTGGTCCGACCGACCGATCAAACGGCTGTGAAGACGTCTAGAAATAATAAGCACGGGCTGATtattgatagcaaaaaatgacATAGGTAAGATTTTTTTAACACCAGATGGTTCGATGTTTATGTCATATTAttatcggaatatccggtggaTAGAGTAGGTTAGTGCAAGTAAATCCTGTAGCTCTCTTGAAAAATTGTCCGATGAACATCTGATGAGAGCATCGAattatccagtgagttcaaGTAGAAATTCTGCATAGAGTTTGGTTCTcttaaaaattagtctggtgaagCATCCGATGAGAGcgtcggattatccggtgagttaagtGAAAATTCTATAgaaagtttgacttttttgaAAATCAGTCTGGTGAAACATCCGATGAAAGTGTTGGATTATTTACTGAACACAAATAGTTTTTGAAGAGGCCTCAGATCCCTTGAAAATTGTTCCGATAAAACCTCCGGTGTAGACATATTATACGttggaacatccagtgttcattaAGGGTTTCAGCCTGGTTGGCATCCTCGGATGTTCCGGTGGTCAAAATTTTGTTCTCATGGACCATCCCACGTTCAGACCGAGTTcgatttgattttgattttttaatctATTCGGATTCTTTTGTAGTTTTAATCGAACAAGACATGTGTAGGCAGGTTTTACAGATGACAAAGAGTCATATTCCTATTTCCATAAGGCTAAGTCCAAGCCACATTTATAAAATAGTTGATGGTGTGAAGACCGATTGCAATCAATAGTCAAGTCAAATTTCTGTATCTACTTTTGgttttccttttgttcttgCCACCTAGGGTAGAGTAGACACCGTCGTGAGCACCTAGGGCTAGCCGAAGTGCTTCACGCTGGTTCTTTGTTGCTTTGTTCATAAAGTATTTGTGCTACATCATTATAGTTTGAAAATCTTTGTTGTTTTGTCCTGTAAAATAATCGCATGTCGCTACGAAAATGATAGTTATCAAGAATTTGTATGCTGCGCAGGTTGCTAAATCTTACGCCAACACCGTTTTGGCCTAGGCCAAATTTTAGAATAGTGCTCAATCCatgcaaaaagaaagaaaaaaaatccaaaaggtTTTGACAATAAGCTCAACTAGAGGGACTTGATGCTTCTGCAAACCGCCAGAGGTACTCTCTCAAATCATCTTAGTCGTTGACATTCAAGTTTAGGCAATGAGTCGCCGATCCTGCGAGCTACTCAGGACATGCTTGACAGGCAAATAATGAAGTCTTTGAGGCTCTTTTTTTCTTAAGCTCTTGTAGTCATTTTGATTGTAGTTTATAGTGTTGTCTCTACCGCATTTTAAATCTAAGTTTACCTACATCTCAGTCGCTCTTTGTGGGTGGCGCTGcgtgctcttttttttttcctaaccctttactttttcctcttctcttcttgtAAATATTTACTAAACTTCTATCTATGAGAAAATCAGCATGGCTCTTGCtgtctttttgaaaaaaaattcttagaCCATTGGTTTTTATAGTATTTACTCGATTTTTTAATTAACCGAGCATTCGACCCGTCAGGCTTTTCTTCTCATCACAACAGCAGTTCAACCATCCCCGACGAGGTCAAGCCGTAGCGTTCCTAGTTTCTTACCCTTCGAAAAGAAGGCTGCGGTGTTCTTCAAAAGATAGCTGGATATACTACTTCCCTTTGAATGTGAAGGTCAACACCGACATCTATAGACTATAGTAGTATAAATTATTGTTTCTTTGACATAAGAAAATGACTAACCTCGTTATTTCGATGTCCGTGGTACGTGCGTAGGACCATGACATTCCTATTTCCGAAGCATGCATGTCGGCTAGCTGACTTGTGCAGATGGATACGCCAGTTAAGGAAGCTCTTGACGGTTGACCTCATGGGCATTATCCCTGCCGGTCACATATACTTGTATTTTTTTACAACAACACAGTCTAGCTTTATCTTCATTTTCTATTAGAATTTATTGATAAAATCCAATGGTTTTATAgaattatgaaagtattttcaaggcaaatatgaaaatataatttttatattttcaaattaaatatttaaaagttACTgatagttaaagttttaaaattttgagtgCAACCTTGTccaaaatataaaatatttatgACCGGATAGAGTACATGTAaagttttcttcttctctcttttttcctctaTTATAAAGATGGTAGCTTATTATAGACGCATGACACCAAATACGTTGAAAGTTCTGGGTGGTCAAGAACTTGTTTCAGTTTATTTCAAGTTGGAATTAACTGAGGGCAATTTCTTATACGTCACTGGTAAAACTTTTAAATCTCTGATATGTCATTGTGTGTTTATGACGCATAAGATCATCTTAGTTACTAATGTGTGAGACCTAATGATATATCAAGAATTTTAGTATTAGCCAATATCATGCGAAGAATTATACCAATTAACTTATAGTCAAACCTAGTGGCCCAATCAAGAGATATCAGTCTCTTCATCCCCAATCTTGCATAGCCCTGCCTTCCCTAATACAAATGCTCCGCTATTTTTCTCCCCAACATCCACCTTCACAATACTGTTTTTCCACTATCATTAAGTTGGATATTGATTTAAACCAGAATATATCGAAGGTTTGAATCGAAAAGTCCATAAGTTTGAGTTGGAAAATGGAAAAAATCGAATTGTATTTTAATTTCCAAACAAAAAATCCCTGCTTTCAACTTTTAAAAAAGGGGGAAGGGGgaaactttgcaaaaaaaaaattattttcgacTGAAAACACCTCCACTTTCAACTGAAATTGATTGGAGCTTTGGCATTTGTTGCAACTACAAACTAATGACGGCAATTCCATCGGCCATGGTGGGAGCCAAAGGACACATGCACTGATGTTGTGACAcagatttttataataaaaatctATGAGttggaaaataataaaaattcgAACTGTATTCCaactttctttaaaaaaaagttccCTAGCTTTCAACtttggaaaaaagaagaaaagaaaacttttcaaccaaaaaaaattatcttcgACTAAGAGCATCGCTCACTTTCAACTTGAATTGTTTGGAGCTTTATTTCTCATTGGTTGTTCTACCAACAAATTGATAATTGTGATTTCCACCGCCCATGATCGGCGCCACAGGACACTGTCTTATACTAATTGATAGTGGACGGGCATTGCACATGGCACGTCGCTTGAGAGAACTTAAGGGCTTATGAGCATGGCGACGGTCCAATTTTGTATTTTGGTTCGTGTATTTGCTCATATAATCTCACTAAATAAGGAGCCATTTTTATTGTTGCCTTACCAACTGATAAAATTAGGTCCATTTGCCTTAGTTGAGAAGAAGTTTTCAAATAGCTACTGTATCAAAAGTTTGAAAGAAATAAATGCTCTTTTAAAAAGTCACCGTAATGCCAAACAAAAGCCTTGTAATCAATCATCTTTGTGCAGCCAACGATACATTTGGTGATAAGAAATATTCACTAAAGTAATACAACCAAATACCAGAAGCCTCCGAATCTGCGGATAAGCCTCTGACTCAATGGCAAAACTCTAAGGTGAGAGTAACTTAGTGGAAGGTTTGAGCCCCTATCCTACATATTTACTCCGTAAAAACCTTCAAAGAAGATAAGGTATTAGATGCCTTAtcttaaaaaagaaaagccTCCGAATCTCGGGCCAAATTGGGCGTTGACGCCTCCCACTAACAATTAATTACTGCCGACTGTTTTGATTTTGAACACCTATCTCTGGTCAACCCTCTGGCtaacacaagaaaaaaaatcaaacaccAACCTCTGACCATTCCAAAGTCAAACCCCTCTGTGGTCAACCCTCCCCTATAAATACATCTCCACACCGCCGACTCCTCACGCCTTGTGCTTAGCATTCAACGCCTCCTCTCGCACCTTTGCAACTTCTAGAAGCTTCTATCTAGTCTCTCACCCTCGCCATGGGCAACGGCCTCTCCCCCTGCCTGCGCCCCGGGGCTGCGCACGgcgaggccgcggcggcgcggctGGTGTTCTGGGGCGGGTCGGCGAGGATGGCCGACGAGCGGCGGTCCACCACCGCCGGGGACGTCACAgcggagctcaccggcgaccaCCTCGTCTGCGCCGCGGACTCCTTCTTCATCGGCCTCCCCGTCCCGGCACTCCCGGCCGGCGAACGGCTCCTGCCGGGGCGGACCTACTTCGTGTTCCCCGCGGCGCGCTTCTCCTGCCGCCAGGCGCTCACCGCCGCGACGCTCGCCTCGCTCTCGCCGTCCCCGGCCAAGGTGTCcctcgccggcggcgccgaATCCCCATTCGAGTACGTCACGGGCGGCGATGGCGAGGCGCTCATCAGGGTCACGCCCGAGTTCATCGAGAGGGTGATCACGTCGTGCGGCGGCAAGTGCGGCGCGGCTGAGGCGGCAGCGACGGAGCAGCTGTGCAGCACGCCGGAGCTGAAGAAGCACTATATGCAGCTAGTGGGTGCTAGGGCGGAGCGGCCGTGGTCACCAGGGCTCGAGACAATATCGGAGGccgagaagaggaggaggatgccgtCTCCGGTGAGGCTGGTCGGGCTGGCAAAGGCTTCTTCGAGATAGACTTGCACTCTTGGATTAGCAAACGGGGATAGAATTTAGCCTAATTTTTGCTTCTTGGTACAGAAAGAAGGTGAGTAGGTAGATTTGATTTAGCTTTAGTTCATCATTTTTCTCTTTCATGTCAATAGATGACAAGTGGATGCAATTGAGTGAATAAAATTGCATGTCATTCAAGTTTACATGTGGCAGTACTAATTAATTGGTTTTCTAGATGACTTGTAAATCAAGTTTTTATCTTAAATTCGTGCCTGGACTAAATCAATTCCGTTCAGGTGAGCGCAAAGGAGCGCTTTGCGCTCGTTGGTtcgtccaaaaaaaaaattgtgagttTCCACACGATCTTCAACATTGCAGATATTAGTAGTTAACTGAGCTTGATTTGGAGTAGAACGAAAAACTTTAATTAGGTTAGATCATAATATCATACCACAAACCTGATTAAATTGGGATCTGTGAAAGTTTAATGTTTACCAAATCTTATATATTCATAATTTTAAATTGAGATTTGTTGCAAGAGTCTTTCGATTTGGTGCAATAGGCCTTTTCAATTTGTTGCGAGGTTTTTTAATTTGTTATGGTAGGTCTTTCGATTTGCTACCTGGGTCTTTTGATTGGTTTCAATACTTGCTTTTAAAGTTTTCTGCTACTTTTTCATGTGTATCTTCGTATTGGAATAGGATCCCCGATTCCAAGTCACTTTTGGTTGAAGATTGATGTTTTCGTTTTTACGATTTTGGAGACCCAAATCATAATTTGTTGCAACGGTTGATTTGCTTTGTTGCAGATGACAATTTGTTTTGGTATAATTGTTGAGAACGAATGTTGTGGCGGATATCTGATGGTGCACCGGATCTGATGATTTTGGGGCAACAAGTTTATGGATGGATGCTCGTATGAATTATTTTGGGGTGGGAACCAGATATTTTAAGAGAAAACGAGACATTTTGGCTGCGAATTTTTGCCGATGGGATTCCTTGAGCCGAGTTGGTCTTTGATACTCTGTCAATTCATGGGCGAGCCCCCggtcgaggaggaagaaggcgtggAGAATGTTGTGAGAAATATtgacaagacaaacatgactcTCATGAGCATCAAACCAAACAGACCTACGATGCTTATCTCGTGAATATTCAGATATTAATACCCAGACGAATGTTTCTCAAATCCAACGGTAGTATAGTTACCGGCTTACCACATCAATGGGCAATAATTTGTAAACCAAGCCCTTCTTAGaccatgtttattttttattctaattataaATTCTAGCCTTAAAACAAAAACAAGTGATTCCAATTTAACAGTTTATTCTCATAATTCATAAGCTGCACTACAAAATCCCACAATTCATAGTGGGAT includes:
- the LOC133929783 gene encoding uncharacterized protein LOC133929783, with product MGNGLSPCLRPGAAHGEAAAARLVFWGGSARMADERRSTTAGDVTAELTGDHLVCAADSFFIGLPVPALPAGERLLPGRTYFVFPAARFSCRQALTAATLASLSPSPAKVSLAGGAESPFEYVTGGDGEALIRVTPEFIERVITSCGGKCGAAEAAATEQLCSTPELKKHYMQLVGARAERPWSPGLETISEAEKRRRMPSPVRLVGLAKASSR